TTATTACACTTTTTTGTCGAAGCACTAACTCATTTTCGAATACAATTTCAGAAATGTTTTTATGGTGTTTTTCACAGTATTCATCAAGCTCTGAGGCTCTATTTATTGGAAAAGGAAAGTTTTGTTTATTTATCTCCTCACTTTTCGAAGCTTCAGCACTTTCTTGAATCACAAACCCTCCACCAATTGAATAATAAGTTTCAGTTGATATTTCATTCTTATTTATATCAAAAGCTCTAAAGGTCAATCCATTTGAATGAAAGTCTAAAAAGTCTCTGTTAAAAACAACATTCTTAAATGAGAAACTTAGTGTTTTCTCGTTGTTAAATTGCAGTCGATCAGTAGCCTTAATTTGAGTAATAATGTTTTCAATATCCTCAATAGGAATATATTCAGGATCCGTACCACTTAAACCTAATAATACTGCTAAATCAGTAGCATGACCCTTTCCTGTTAAAGATAAAGATCCATATAAGTCAACTTTTAAAGAACACACCTCATTAAAAAGCGTTGTGTCTTTTAATTTTTTAATCCATTGCTGAGCTGCTCTCCATGGACCTAAGGTGTGTGAACTAGAAGGACCTACACCAATTTTTAGCATATCAAAAACACTAATAAACTGTGACATATATAACGTTGTTTGTAGATGGCTAAAATAAAAAAATCCTGTATTGAAAATCAATACAGGATTCATATTTTTTAATACAATAGTATTACATTCCGTATACAGACTCCTTGTCAAACTTTTTAACAAGCATATAGTATACTACTGCACGATATTTGTTTCTTTCAGATCTTCCGATTCTTTCCATAACATCATCAATCGCTTTATCTAATTCTGGACCATCAGCTAAACCTAACTTTTTCATTAAGAAATTTTTCTTAACAGTTTCTAATTCTTTAGGATCTGTACCAGAAACTGTCTCTGCATCTTTTTTATAGATAGAAGGACCTAATCCTTTAGTTACAGCTGTTAATAAGTCAGTATTTGAACGGATGTCTCTATCATCCATGAATTTTTTGTAAAGCGCTACTTTTTCGTCAAATTTACTCATGATTTTTTGTTTAAAAAGTTTAATTTAAATTTTGTGACTTTTCATCCTTTCAAATATAGAAAAATAAATTAGCTAATCAAATCTCTTTTTTGGCGAAAATTGAGAATTGAAATTGTTAATTAATTTGTTGAAAACAATTAGTAGTTGTAGTAAATAGGCACTATTCTTGTAGTAAATTTATATGAATTCAAATCTGAAGCCTATGTCACTATCAAAATTTGAATCAATGTTGAAAACCAACGATGTATATTTTTTCGATGCCACAGAGTTCGAAGATATTATACAGCATTATTTAGATGTAGGTAAGCACTCATTAGCTAAAAAGGCCGTTCAATTAGGTTTAGAACAGCATCCTACATCAATTCAGCTCAAACTAATGTTTCTTGAACTTTTGATTTTTGAAGATAAATTGAAAGAAGCAATAGGGTTGTTAAAAGACATTGAAGCCGTAGAACCACATAATGATGAAGTATTCATTCAAAAGGCAATGATTATGTCTAAGAAGAAACATCATGATAAAGCAATACAAATTTTAAAAGAGTCTTTAAACTATGTAGAAGATCCTTCTGATATATGGTCCATGATTGGTATGGAATATCTGTATCTAGATGATTTTGAAAATGCCAGACTTAATTTTGCTAAATGTATAGAAGTTGATTTTGAAGATTATTCTTCTTTGTACAATATTATTTATTGTTTCGATATGGAAGATAGTCATGAAGATGCTATTGGATACTTAACAGCATATATAGATAAAAATCCTTATTGTGAAATCGCTTGGCATCAGTTGGGAAGACAGTATTATGTATTGAGTAAGTATGAAGAGGCATTAAGGGCTTTTGATTATGCGGTTATAATAGATGAGAGCTTTATAGGAGGATACCTAGAGAAAGCAAA
The sequence above is a segment of the Tenacibaculum sp. 190130A14a genome. Coding sequences within it:
- a CDS encoding DUF2853 family protein; translation: MSKFDEKVALYKKFMDDRDIRSNTDLLTAVTKGLGPSIYKKDAETVSGTDPKELETVKKNFLMKKLGLADGPELDKAIDDVMERIGRSERNKYRAVVYYMLVKKFDKESVYGM
- a CDS encoding tetratricopeptide repeat protein, which translates into the protein MLKTNDVYFFDATEFEDIIQHYLDVGKHSLAKKAVQLGLEQHPTSIQLKLMFLELLIFEDKLKEAIGLLKDIEAVEPHNDEVFIQKAMIMSKKKHHDKAIQILKESLNYVEDPSDIWSMIGMEYLYLDDFENARLNFAKCIEVDFEDYSSLYNIIYCFDMEDSHEDAIGYLTAYIDKNPYCEIAWHQLGRQYYVLSKYEEALRAFDYAVIIDESFIGGYLEKAKTLEELKRYEEAIENYLITLELDDPTAFAYIRIGECYEKLNDLNTAINYYKKGVHEDPLLDKGWILLTNIHYKEKNYQKALYYINKALQIRDDNPLYWRKYGEINLKMNFYEESVKAFENCIQLGDNDIEIFVTLADIQLFLGEFSDALRTMIRAKKIYREFAEIEYRLCGLFMILQKEDYSLTHLRNALAIDYEYHKVIKPLFSSVFEKDKVKHIIDNYSF